Sequence from the Ignavibacteria bacterium genome:
CTGAAAAGAGGATGTAAAAGATAATCTGTACATGGAAACCCTGTACGATGAGCTGCAGGGCGATAGTCAGGATAAAAAAGTCCAAAAGCCTTATTTTCTGCTGATTTCGCAATAAAATCAGGAAAATTATCGGGAAAAATGCCAGTGAAGTAAGTTTGGTTACATGTCCGATGTAGAGGAAAACCACAAGCCCTGTCGACAGGGCAGTCGCAAGGGAAGTGAAAAGACTCACCATCGTATTTTTAGTGAGCATCCTCATCAGGAAATAAGTTGTTATCCCGAGAACTATAAGGTAGAAAGCCCAGCGGACGAAGTCATTTCCAAAAATTGCAGTAAATGATTCACGAACCGAGGTGAGGGCAACATATATCAGGTTAAACCATGTGTATCCCACTGACAAAGCATAGGCAGGCATACCCGTGAATATATATGGATTCCAAAGAGTAAAACCTTCCCTGTCTTTCTGCAGATAGGAAGTTGCACTCTCGGAGGCGATGATATCACCCGACTGAAATATCTTTCCCTGAAAAAAGAGAGGGGAAAGGAAGATCAGGAATATCACGACCACAAGTCCGATAACAGCCGCATTCAAGTATTTGGCGGGTACCTGTGAATCGAGATCGAAGCCTGTGATTTCTTTTTCTTTTTTTCGTAATTCTTTTACGGATTGTGTCTTTTTTGCCATTAAAACTCCGGTTGGGAAACTTTATTTCTTTTTAGTCGCAATGTAATTTATACCCGAGCCCTTTTCGTTATCCGATGAATAATCGGCATACATCATGAAAAGAACGGGCAGGAGGGTAAAAAGATAGTAGAACGGCAGAAGTATAAAAAATACTTTTGATGCATTCAGCATGATCATGGGATATTTGATACCGAGTCGCCAGGCTTTGTCGCCCCAGAAACCATAGGTGTATTTTGACTGATACAGTTCGAATCCCAGTGGTGACATTTTTTCAGTCAGTTCTTCCTTTGAATAGCCGTCTCTGGCGTGTTCTCCGATAAAACTTTCGTCATCGTCTTCGTGGACATCACTTCCGCCGTAGATGGAGGGGGAATTGATGAGAACGAAACCACCCGGCTTAAGGGCATTGTAGAAGTTTTTGAACACTGTGACATCATCGGCGATATGTTCCATTACATCCACGCAGACAATCAGGTCGAATTTTTCCTTATGCTCTATTTTGGTGAGGTCTTCAACTCCGAAAGAAACATTTTTCACTTCGGCACTCCTGAAGAATTGCCGGCAGTCTTCCATCCACTCTTCTTTCACATCAACAGAGTATATGTTGCAGGGGGTCATGTTTTTCGACATAAACCAGGTGTACTGGCCGAAGCCGCTTCCGGCATCGTAGATGTTTAATTGTTTGCTTCCTGCGGCGTCACGAAGCTTTTTAAGTTCTCTTCTTACATACCAGGAACGGAGGAACATAAGGTCGAGAGTCTTGTAGAACAAGACTCTCGTGAAAGGGATTTTTTTGATTACGGCTGCGAATACATTTTTAACAGGATCGTAGTGCATGATTCTTAACCGCGAACATTTGAATCTTTGACCGAATATTCCTTCTCTGTCTGGAAGTTGTGTACCATCATTTCACCCAGAAGCCCGGTTGTGAAGAACTGCACACCAACGATCATGAGAAGCATACCGAGCTGCAGCAACGGTCTGTTGCTCAATGACTGATTTTCGAACAGCCATTCATATGAAAGGTAGCCGTTTATCACAAAACCGAACATAAAAGCGAGTGCTCCGAAGAATCCAAAAAGATGCATCGGGCGTTTAATGTACCGTGTGATAAAAGTGACCGTGATCAGATCCACAAATCCTTTGAAGAATCTTGAAGCGCCGAATTTGGTGACGCCGAATTTTCTCGGACTGTGTTTTACGGGGAGTTCGGTTACGGTGAAGCCTTTCCATTTTGCAAGGATTGGAATGTAACGGTGCATCTCGCCGTAAATATTGAGGTTATCGACTACAGTTTTTTTGTAGGCTTTAAGACCGCAGTTGAAGTCATGGATTTTTATTCCACTCATTTTTGCAGTCACAAAGTTGAAGAGCCGTGAAGTGTACTTCTTGATAAACGGATCGTGTCTCTTCTTTTTCCATCCGGAGACCATGTCGTGGCCCTCTTCAAGTTTTTTGAGGAGGTTCGGAATCTCGTGCGGATCATCCTGAAGGTCGGCATCCATTGTGATGACAACATCGCCTTTGGCAGCTCTAAAGCCAACATTGAGAGCGGCGGATTTGCCAAAATTCTGCTGGAAGCTGATATACTTGAATCTCTGATCAGTCCTGCAGATATCTTTGATGATTCTGAGTGACTTGTCAGTCGAACCGTCATCAACAAAAATCACTTCGCCCGGAATAGGCAGATCTCTGAACACAGCTTTCAACTCGTTTGCCAGATGTATGAGTGACTCGTCCTCGTTATAAAGGGGGATGACCACAGAAATTTTGGTAAATGTGGTTCTCATTCTCGATTTCTGAGGTGGTTGAATCTGTTGTTGCTGCCCGGTTCTGTAGGGTTCCCTGGGATTTCTGCGGTTCATGGTTCTGTCGCGATCCCTGTTATCCTGTCTGACGACTGGTTCTCTTTCCCTCGGTTCCTGACGGACGGGTTGCTCTTTTTCCTTGTTGTCCTGTCTGACAGCCGGTTCGCGTTCAACTCTTTCTGCTCTAACCACGGGCTCCCGTTCGACTCTTTCCTGTTTCTGGACGGGTTGTTCCTTATCTTTGTTGTCCTGACGAACCACAGGTTCTCTGTCCCTGTTGTCTCTTCTCTCGGGCTGTCTGCGTTCGCGGTTATTAACCGGCTCTTTTTTCTCGGGAGTTTCCTTTACAGTAACGGAGGTTTCGATTTCAATCGGAGTTTTTACCAGTCCTTTGTCAACCTTCAGTTTCACAATGGTTGGATCAGGTACCACTTCTTTCTTTTCGAGTGGCTGCCGTGGCTGGTTGCGCTGAGGATTTCTCAGATTGTCGCGGTTATTTCCGATGCGATTCCTGTTATCCTGTCTCCGGTCGTTCCTCTGAACGGGTGCAGCTTTTGGTTCCTCATCAGAATTTTCCACTTCAGATGCAACGGGTGCAACGGGTGCCACTGACTCTTTGTTTTCGAGAGCCTTCTCAACTTTATCGAGCTCCTCCTGGAAGGGGAATTCATTTCCCAATGGAGATGGAGCTTCCTGAGCAGCCGGTGTTTCAACATAAGCCGTGCCACGCATTACAGCGTGTTTTTCAACTTCCGGTTTTGGAACAATTACAGGTTCATTTTCAATCGCTGTTACAGAAGCATCCTTTGAATCTGAATTCGAATCAATCTTTGGTTGTGCTTCGGGTTTTGGAGTTTCAGAAACCTCTGCGGGTGCTTCGTTATTCCCGACCACCTTTGTCTCGCGGATTTCCTCCTGCTTCGGTGTGGTTTTCACCGGTAGAGGATCGCTCTCGGTGCGGGGTTTTATTCTGTAAACATGACTGTTTTCTTCCTGCAGAATCACTTTTTCAGATGAAACAATTACCGGAATCTCTTTGGGAGCCGGAGTTTCTGATTTTCCTGATTCAATTACCTCTTTTTGACTTCTTTTGTTGAGCTCTGCTCCAATATTATCTTCGCCCTTAACTTCACTCTTAATATTTTCTTCCCCACTGACAGTTGAAACCTTTTCCTCTGTTTTCTGCTCTTTGGCAGCTTCAGGTTTCTGTTCGTTCAGCAATTCATTCTTTTGTTCTTCTTTTTCCTTTTCCACGAACTATCTGTGTCCTATGTTATTACTACAATATGTCTTGATGTAAAATAAAAATTATTCAACCTATCAATTTACGAAATAAAGAGTTAGTGATGAAAGGGAAAATAGGCGCTATGGGAAATGTAAAAAAAAAGCTGCCCTTTTGGTGAGGCAGCTTTTTGACTTAAAGGGATGTTTTTTCAACAGTTTAGTTGATATTTTGGATCGTAACTCCGATTCTTGTCCACTGGTTTCCATTATATCCACCGTAATAGATACGGTATTGGGTATCGGTTTTAATGAAGACCGGATAATCGATCGACGATTTCGCCCAGCCTGCTGAAGTTCTCAGGTTATCAAAAACGGGTTTAGTGTTTTTTGTCCAGTTGATTCCGTTTACTGATTTGGCCATGCCAAAATAGGTGTTGTTACCCTGTTTTGCAGAGTAAACCATTTTTAGTGTATCACCTTCGACAATAACAGAACCCGTAGAGTTCATTGAACCTTCCCAGGCTAATGTTGGGGAAAGTACCGGATTTGAAGGGCTTTTCACGAAATCCACACCATTTTCAGAAGTGGCGACACCAATTTTATACTGTGGATAGCTTCTGCCTGTAAAGTAAAGGAGGAACTGATTCCCCTTTTTTACCACAGATGAAGGGATGATCTGGAATTCCCATCCTGAACCGGCTCTTAGTATAGGCTCTTCCCGTTTTGTCCAGTTTGTGCCGTCAGTAGAGGTTGCAAGGCCAATATGCCAGGGTCCATTTTGGGAATTGAATCCTTGATAATAGAGATAATAGATTCCGTTGGACTTTATTATCGATCCCGCGGTAATGCATTGACCGTCCCAACTGTTGGGTTGACCGGGATAAATCAAAGGATAATTGAATGGTCGTGTCCAGCTCAGTCCGTCATTTGATTCGGCGTAGGAAATTGCACCTCTTGCTCCGTAAGTCAGCGAAGTATAGTACATTCTGTATTTACCGCCATCGTAAATGATGTTTGGATTGCGGATATCCACATCCCAGCCCGAATCCAGTGGTGTGAGAACGGGATTGTTAATGTAGTCTTTGAACGGCAGGGTACTTACCGGAGTGGTACCCCAGTTTACTGTTATCCTGATACTTCCAAGACTGCCTGAAACGGGGTTAAGAGTCAGATTTACCTGGGAAATGAAATTTGCCTGCACCAGCACCTGAGTTTCGCCCGTGTAAACAACGACATTGCTGTTGTTATAGGCGTCAACTTTTAAATTCCAGTTACCTTCGGGAACTCCCTCCACCATAAGTTCAGCAGTTGTATCGGTAAGCAGATTCATCTGTCCGTTAATTGGATCAAATCCGCTTCGTGTTAACTTCATAGTGATCAAAGCCACCCCTGCCGGGGCATTTTCTTTGGATACTTTGAAGAATAATTTGCCCTCTCCTGAACTTGACACAGGCAATTCGGGCTGTGTACTGCAGGAGGAAATGATTAAAGCCAATATCAAAATAAAGGGATATATTCGCCTCATTTCGCATGCCTTTCAATAATTTAGATTTCCAACTGAATAATACGAATAATTTACAGAAAAAAAAATTTGAAAAATTTATTCAACTTTCCGGAAAAAAGGGAATTTTCCCACTCTATCATATTGAGAGAAGGAAAATATGAATTTACACAAAAACGGGTCGTATCCCTCCGCAACATCTCCTGTTCCAACTACAAAAACGGTAACTAAATACCAAGGAATAACTATATGAACGAAAAAAGCACATACCCGATTGAAGACAGGCAGGAAGTCCCGATTGACCTCCCCGGTAATCTTCCGGCACTTGAAACCGGGTCAAATAATGTCTGTAATACTTTTGATGAAGATGAAGAGTTAATAATATTATCTGAAGAAAGCAAAACCCAGCTTAGCGGTGGCCAGTATGAGAGGTTTGCCTTTTACAGTATGCTGGAGGTGCTTTACAAACTTTATACCGGCAAAATTACGGACAGTAATCTAAAGGTTACAAAAATGTTGAAAATGGGAGTGGGGAGTAAATTTGCAGATCGTCCCAACTTTTTTTTCCTTCGGGGAATGAGAATGTACCATACAAAAGATGAGCAGATTTTGGTATCCTTCAACTTTAAAGGTTTCGATTATGAGTTTCTTTTCTCACTTGATATCGATGAGGCTCAAAATCCGGTATTGATCAGGCATATTGTTTACAAGACCTGTATGTCGCAAAACGGGGAGTACCCTGACTCCGTATCAGATTATATTTTCGATCTTGCAATGGAAAACTCGTCGATGAAAAACAGGCTGTTCCTCTTTGAGGGTAAAAAATCGCATGAACCCGAAGAGATTTTTTTCGAGCTTTTTAGCTCGTTGAAGCCTGAAGATATCAAGCCGAACGATCTCTTCCTCCCGGAGTCGAAAAGGGAAGAGATGGAAAGATTTATTTATGCGGTTAAAAACTTTGAGCGGGATCGTATTAATCTAAGATACCTGCTGAATGGACCTCCGGGGACAGGAAAGACCCAGTTGATGAAAATGGTTGCGTCGCAGTTGAGCGGGTATGCAACTGTGATACTGGCTCGAAACTGTGAGCAATACCTGAATAAACTGTTTAACTTTGGGAAGGTATTTGAACCTTGTCTGCTGATAATAGATGATATCGACCTGATAGTCGGCAACAGGCAGAGGGGAGATGCAAAGAACCTTGGGTTTTTCCTCCAGCAACTGGATGGATATTTGCCGGGCTCTCTGTTTATTATTGCGACCACAAACGACAAAAGCCTGGTGGACATGGCTGCGTCGAGACCGGGACGGTTTGACCTTATTATCGATGTCGGTGAGCTTGAGCCTGAAAATTACCTTGCTCTGGTAAAAAGAGAGACAGATGATGAAGAGATACTCCTGTTTTTTGATGATGAGATACTCGCTGAGATGCGGAAAAGGAAAGTTACAGGTGCGTTTATTGTGAGTCTGATAAAACAGTTTTTGAGCAGAAAAAAGATGGCGGGCACCATATCGGTTGACGAGATGAACACCATGTTTAAAATGCAACACCGCGGTTTTTACTCGACTAATGTTGACGGGGCGCCCGAGACATTCGGCTTTAATTTTTAGTTGTTAAACGAAGTGGAGGGGGTGTGCTTGCTCTCCGGCACTCCCTCCTTCTTTCTCTCCCATGTTCAACCAAGCGACTCCTCTGACAGTCACTCAAATATGAATTTATATTCTTCACATTAATGGTTATTTTGCACGGCTATTTTATAAAAATCACGGCTAAATGCGAAAAATACTTTTATTGATATCTCTTCTCCCTTTTCTCCTTGCGGCACAACCCCAAAAGGAGGTGAAGAAGACTCTCTACCCGAACGGCAAAATACAAACTGAAGGCGAGTACCTTAACGGAAAACTTGACGGTTATTTTCATGAGTTTTATCCAACTGGAGTACTTTGGAAGGAATGGGTATTTAGGGACGGAGTTGAGGAAGGGAAGTCGAACTGGTACTTCGAAAACGGCGTTCTGAACCGCACCTGGAACTATGTAAACGGAAAAAGGGAAGGCGAGGGGCTTTGGTATTACGAAACTGGTGAACTTTGGGCAAGGGAGAATTATCAGAACGATAAAGTGGAAGGCCTTGTTCTCACTTATTACAAGTCAGGTAAGCTTCAGGGAGAGTGGTATTACAGAGACGGGAAACTCGAAGGGGTTTCGACTGTATATTATGAGAGCGGTAAAAAGGAAGTGGTGCGACCCTTCGTAAACGGACTGCAGGAAGGGAAGACCATCGTCTATTTCGAGGGGGGGCAAATGTCTGCAATGGCAGATTACAAGTTTGGTAAAAAGCACGGGTATGCATACTACTATGATATTACGGGGAAACTCAGGGTTCGCGAGCTTTATGAGGCAGACCTTCTCGTTTCAAGAATCAGGTACGACAAAGACGGAAAATTTTCGGAAGAGGAACGGGTTGAAAGAAATTTCTATCCAAACGGGGTCATGCAGGACGAAGTCCCGCTTAAAAACGGATTCCGGGAAGGGAAATTCCGGTCATACTACCTTAGCGGGTTCCTGAGGGAGGAAAATACCTATTTGCGGGGAGAACTCACCGGATGGATATACAAGTATCACGAGAACGGGGTACTGCAGGAGGAGGCTGAACTCTTCAACGGGAAGATCACCGGGTCAGTCAAGAATTTTTACAAGTCGGGGGCACTTCTCTCTGATGCCGTTTACGCCAACGGTGAAAAAAACGGAATTATGCTCGTCTATGATGAAGACGGTTCTCTTAGGTACAGAGCTACATATATTGATGACAAACTTAATGGCGAATACAAGGGATTCCACAAAAACGGACTTACCCGCGTAATTGAAAACTATTTTGACGGAGTGCTTAGCGGCAGACAGCTTTCGTATCTTGAAGACGGGGTTCTCTGGCGGGAGGCATTTTACAAGGACGGGAAACTTGAGGGCTCCCTTAAGGAATTTTATCCTGAAGGGATGGTAAAGAAAGAGGAGTTTTATGAGGGCGGTATTCTCAAGACAGCCCGGGAATACGATTCAAAAGGCAATTTAACTTACATATTTGGATATTAAATGAAGAGATATTTTATTTTTTTATTGTTAATTTCACTTCCTGTTTTCGCACAGGATGGAGAGAAGATTTCGAGATATTCCGATGGTATTCCAAAAGAAATTGCGAATTATTCGAATGGCAAATTGGACGGGATTGCAAGAAAATACTACCCGACGGGGGTTCTTGCATCGGTGATGACCTGGAAAAACGGCACCCTCGAAGGACCGGCTTTCAACTATGATTCTTCAGGTATATTAAAGGAATCTTTCATTTATTCGAATAACAAACTGAATGGCAAATTCTCCACATTTTATGCAGACGGCAGAATCCGGGAAGAAGGCACATACACTGATGGTGTTTTTTCGGGAGGTTATCTCTCATTTCATCCCAATGGCAGGATAAAATCCGTTTCAAATTTTGTTTACGGTAAACTCGATGGCATTTCGTCCGAGTATTATGATACAGGAGTTCTGAAGGGTGAGTTGCTTTACACAAATGGTGTGCGGGAAGGGATTACAAAATGGTATTATGAGACAGGGGAATTGCAGGGTGAATACCCTTACAGTGGAAGCAAAATACACGGTCTGGTGAAGGAGTATTATCCTTCCGGTAAGAAGAAAGCAGAAAAAAACTACATTGGAAGCAAGGCTGAGGGGGTACATGTTACATGGTTTGAGAACGGGAATAAACTGAGTGAGATATCATTCAAAAACAGCCTGAAGGAAGGTCCCGCAAAAACATGGTATGAATCGGGAAAGCTTTGGACCGAACAGTCGTGGGTAAATAACCGTCTTCATGGAGAATCGAAAATATATCGTGAAAACGGTTCCCTGTGGTCGGTTGATTCGTATGAAAAAGGTATTTTGAAGAATACTAAAGAGTATGACGAAGCCGGAAAACTTGTTTCCGAAAAATCTTATTAGTTTGTTATATAAATCTTTACCCCTGAGAATGAAATTTTGAGAAGGAGAAAGAGTTGAACTCAAGCAAGTTTAATGTCGGTCTTTTACAGTTAAAAATTGGTGAGGACCTCGAAAATAATGTAAAAAATGCTGTTGAGGCTGTAAGGGAAGCAGCAACCAAAGGGGCAAATGTGATCTGTCTGCCTGAAATCTACAGATCGCAATACTTCTGCCAGAAGGAAGATATAGACCTTTATGATCTTGCGGAGACAATTCCGGGGATTTCAACCGAAGTATTTACAAAGCTTGCCAAAGAGACGGGCACTTATATTGTCGTTCCGGTATTCGAAAAGAGGTCTGCAGGGGTATACCACAACAGTCTGGTTTTTATCGACGATGATGGTGAAGTGCAAGGGATTTATCGTAAGATGCACATCCCCGATGATCCTGCTTATTATGAGAAATTTTACTTTACACCCGGGGATCTTGGATTTAAAGCTTTTAAAACAAAATACGGCAAGGTTGGCACTTTGATATGCTGGGATCAGTGGTTCCCCGAAGGAGCAAGGCTCACTTCGATGCTAGGGGCGTCAATCCTTTTTTATCCAACTGCAATTGGCTGGCACCCGTATGAAATAGAAGAGCACGGAAAGCAACAGCGAGATGCCTGGATGACAGTGCAGCGGGGACATGCCATTGCAAATGGAATTTATGTGGCTGCTGTGAACCGTGTTGGATTTGAACAGCCCGTTCCGGAACAGCCCGGGATACAATTCTGGGGGTCATCTTTCCTGGCTGATCCGCAGGGAGTCATAATTGCAGAAGCTCCTGTCGACAAGGAAGCGGTTTTGGTGGCTGAGATTGATCTTGAAAGGATCGAATACATCAGAAGAAACTGGCCCTTTTTCCGTGACAGAAGAACAGATGCATACGGTGACATAACCAAAAAATTTCTTGAGAATTGAATAACCATCCCTTATCAAAAAGGCATAAACGATGACAAAGAATAAACCAGAATACCTGATGCCGGCGGAATTCGAAAAACATTCCGCAACCATTCTCGGCTGGCCCTTCAACAGGGAAGACTGGCCCGGGAAGTTCGAGCCAATTCCATGGGTTTATACAGAGATAGTCAAAAAGTTGATGCCTCATGAAACTGTGGTTTTGCTCTACACTTCAGATTCACAACTTGCTTCCATCAAGGACAAACTTAAGATGGCTGAAGTTGATGATGAGGCAATTGTATTCATCAAAACCCAAATGGACAGAAACTGGACCCGTGATTCCATGGGAACATTTGTAAAAAAAGAGGGGAGTGTATATGCCTTCGATTTTGTTTTTAATGCATGGGCTAAATACGACAATTACAAAAAGGACGCCCGTTCGTCGAAAAAAGTACTCGATTCACTGGCGATTCCCTGGGAAGTCCCCGTCTATAATGATACGCCAATAGTGCTTGAGGGGGGTGCGATTGACACAAACGGGAAGGGTACACTTCTTACAACTGAAGAATGTCTGCTTGATCCCGTAGTTCAAACACGCAACCCGGGTTTTACCAAATATGATTATGAATTCGCTTTCAGAAAATATCTTGGGATTACAAATGTTATCTGGCTTGGAAACGGAATAGCAGGTGATGACACCCATGGACATGTCGATGACCTTTGCAGATTTGTTAATCCAACCACTGTGGTCCTGTGTGAAGAAAAAAACCGGAAGGATGACAATTACAAGCTTTTGAAGGAAAACAAGGAGAGACTTCAGTCGGCAGTTCTTGAAAACGGTTCGAAACTTGAAGTTGTTTCTCTTCCGATGCCGGAACCGGTAATTTTCGACGGACTCAGGCTTCCCGCCAGTTACGCCAATTTTTATATTGCAAATGGTATTGTACTCGTTCCGACCTTTAACGATCCTAACGACAGGATTGCCCTCGGAATTCTTGCTGAGCTTTTCCCCAACCGCAAAGTCGTCGGAATCAGCGCTGTTGATCTTGTTTGGGGTCTCGGCACCCTTCACTGCCTAACTCACGAAATTCCTTTTGGTAAAAATCTGGATTTGTAGCAGATTGGGAATGCATTACTAATATTTCGGCAAAAATTAGTATTGCATTCCCGGTTTTTCGGCAAAAATTAGTATTGCATTCCTAAGATTAATAATTTTCTATGGCATCGAAGCTCCGGTATGTCGAAATGTGTACCCGGGTTAAAACCCAGGGCTATTGGTTTTCAGCCTTCATCCTTCGCAATTCATTGCCCCGGGTTAAAACCCAGGGCTATTGGTTTTCAGCCTTCATCCTTCTCTATTCAGCCTTCGCAATTCAGCCCTCAATTAAAAACCATTTATATAACTGAATTACCATTCATAAATAAATTTTGCAAAATGCCCGTTAAACTATTGCAAGAGGTATTTATACTGATTATATTTGAATAGTGATTCATAAATTTTCTGTATTCGGGAGAAACAATGAGAGTAAAAGAAGGAAACAAGGAGAAAGACATCCTTGAAGCCGCTATCAAGGTCTTTGCAAAAGAGGGATATCACGGTGCGAAAATGGCAAAAATTGCTGAAGTCGCAAGTGTATCCATCGGTACGCTATATCTGTATTATGTGAATAAAGAGGATCTTCTTTTTAAGGTTTTTGAGACCCTGTGGAAAAAACTTTATCAGGAAGTTGAAGTGCTTGCAAACAGACAGGATCTTACAGTAAACGACAAGCTTGATTATTTGATAGACCTCTTTTTCGATAATTTTTCGAACAATCCTGACCTCGCAATGGTATTCGTCCACGAACAACACCATGTGATGAGAAATGCTGAAACTGAGGTGATGTATTATCACGATTTCATGTCTAAGGCCGAACTCATAATTCAGGACGGGATCAAGAACAAGAGCATCAATCCCAACCTTAATGTGAAAGTACTCAGGTTCTACATTCTTGGCGGAATCAGACTGTTGCTCGAGATCTGGGCAAGAGAACCCAGAATTGTCCCTCTGAGTGCTATCAGAATAAATGTGAAAACCTTCATTAAAAAGGGTATCCAAAACTAATAATTGAAATAAAGAAGTGCAGTGCACTTCTGTTGTCAAAAAATGAATAATGATTCATGTATTATTATAAAGTAGTGAAAAAAGAAATGTATATAAAAAGATCAATGCAGACACTTCTGCTTTCCCTGGTTTTGATTTTTAGTGCCCGTTCGCAGGAGTCGGCACAAAAGATCGACCTTCCCATGGCAATTTCAACTGCAATAAAATATCATCCGCTGATAAAACAGATGGAGACAGCACTTCTGCAAAGAGAGAACGGTAAAACCGAAGCTTTTGGAAATTACCTTCCCAAAATAAATCTCGGGTATTCATTCACACATCTAAACGACCCGATTGCCATCGACCTGAATCCCATCAGGGAGGCGATGATTACACTTCAGTCGAAAAATCAGGCGGAATTTGCCAATATTTATTCGATTCTCGGTGGTCAGGCTCCTTTGACTGATGCACAAAAGCTGGCATTGAGCCAAAAATATGCCGGTCAGTTGAACTCGTTGCTTCCTGAATTTAAGAGCACTCTGAAAAAGCAGGACTACTGGACAGCAACAATCACCGGAGTTCAACCTCTTTTCACAGGTGGAAAGATAATCGCAGCCAATAACGCTGCCGAACTCGAATATCAGGTGGCAGAGCTGGAACTGAAGAGGGTCAAAAATGAGATTACTTCCGAGGTTACGACAAACTGGCTGAATGTGGTTTTTCTTTCCGATCTCGTGAAGGTCAGGCGTGATATCCTCGCAGGAATGCAAAAACATGAAGCCCGGGCGAAGAAAATGCTCGCCGAGGGTCTGATTGCTAACTATAATTATTTGAGGGCGAAAGTAGCCGTTTCGGATGCGGAAAGAAACCTCTTCGATGATACAAAGAAGCTTGAACTTGCAATGCTTGCTCTGAAAAATTCAATGGCGATCGGCGAAAACAGTGAGATAATTGTCGCTGACAGTCTGATCTTTAAGGGTTTACAGGGAGAGGCTGAATATTTTCATCTTCTTGCAAAACAAAACAATACAATCCTGAAAATGATTGACTTGAAGAAAAAGCTTTCTGAAGAGAAGATTGCTTTGGAGAGGTCGAAGTTTA
This genomic interval carries:
- a CDS encoding carbon-nitrogen hydrolase — translated: MNSSKFNVGLLQLKIGEDLENNVKNAVEAVREAATKGANVICLPEIYRSQYFCQKEDIDLYDLAETIPGISTEVFTKLAKETGTYIVVPVFEKRSAGVYHNSLVFIDDDGEVQGIYRKMHIPDDPAYYEKFYFTPGDLGFKAFKTKYGKVGTLICWDQWFPEGARLTSMLGASILFYPTAIGWHPYEIEEHGKQQRDAWMTVQRGHAIANGIYVAAVNRVGFEQPVPEQPGIQFWGSSFLADPQGVIIAEAPVDKEAVLVAEIDLERIEYIRRNWPFFRDRRTDAYGDITKKFLEN
- a CDS encoding agmatine deiminase family protein, which produces MTKNKPEYLMPAEFEKHSATILGWPFNREDWPGKFEPIPWVYTEIVKKLMPHETVVLLYTSDSQLASIKDKLKMAEVDDEAIVFIKTQMDRNWTRDSMGTFVKKEGSVYAFDFVFNAWAKYDNYKKDARSSKKVLDSLAIPWEVPVYNDTPIVLEGGAIDTNGKGTLLTTEECLLDPVVQTRNPGFTKYDYEFAFRKYLGITNVIWLGNGIAGDDTHGHVDDLCRFVNPTTVVLCEEKNRKDDNYKLLKENKERLQSAVLENGSKLEVVSLPMPEPVIFDGLRLPASYANFYIANGIVLVPTFNDPNDRIALGILAELFPNRKVVGISAVDLVWGLGTLHCLTHEIPFGKNLDL
- a CDS encoding TetR/AcrR family transcriptional regulator; this translates as MRVKEGNKEKDILEAAIKVFAKEGYHGAKMAKIAEVASVSIGTLYLYYVNKEDLLFKVFETLWKKLYQEVEVLANRQDLTVNDKLDYLIDLFFDNFSNNPDLAMVFVHEQHHVMRNAETEVMYYHDFMSKAELIIQDGIKNKSINPNLNVKVLRFYILGGIRLLLEIWAREPRIVPLSAIRINVKTFIKKGIQN
- a CDS encoding TolC family protein, which produces MYIKRSMQTLLLSLVLIFSARSQESAQKIDLPMAISTAIKYHPLIKQMETALLQRENGKTEAFGNYLPKINLGYSFTHLNDPIAIDLNPIREAMITLQSKNQAEFANIYSILGGQAPLTDAQKLALSQKYAGQLNSLLPEFKSTLKKQDYWTATITGVQPLFTGGKIIAANNAAELEYQVAELELKRVKNEITSEVTTNWLNVVFLSDLVKVRRDILAGMQKHEARAKKMLAEGLIANYNYLRAKVAVSDAERNLFDDTKKLELAMLALKNSMAIGENSEIIVADSLIFKGLQGEAEYFHLLAKQNNTILKMIDLKKKLSEEKIALERSKFMPVIAAFGKYELYPEYLSAIEPRWAVGVSLNLNLFNGMQDYTNLQNSKLLNKEIGYIEQDAQSKIRLLVSKHYTSVINSVERYEKGVSAIDLAKENLRLNEKRFETGLGTSLEVVDAEMMLEKSEIDLKTSLFEFYKNYNLLLSAAGKPEDFLKIWTNPDEVIK